In the Girardinichthys multiradiatus isolate DD_20200921_A chromosome 4, DD_fGirMul_XY1, whole genome shotgun sequence genome, one interval contains:
- the LOC124866859 gene encoding cellular retinoic acid-binding protein 1 has product MANFSGTWKMKSSENFDELLKALGVNAMLRKVAGAAASKPHVEIKQSGDHFYIKTSTTVRTTEINFIIGEEFNEETVDGRKCKSLATWETENKIYCHQTLLSGNGPKTFWSRELKGDELILIFGADDVVCTRIYIRAQ; this is encoded by the exons ATGGCAAATTTTTCAGGCACCTGGAAAATGAAAAGCAGTGAGAATTTTGACGAGTTGCTCAAAGCTTTGG GTGTGAACGCCATGTTGAGGAAGGTAGCAGGGGCCGCTGCATCCAAGCCCCATGTGGAGATAAAACAGAGTGGCGACCACTTCTACATCAAGACCTCCACCACAGTCCGCACCACGGAGATCAACTTCATCATAGGCGAGGAATTCAATGAGGAAACGGTGGATGGCAGAAAGTGTAAG AGTTTGGCCACgtgggagacagaaaacaagatTTACTGCCACCAGACTCTGCTGAGCGGGAACGGTCCAAAAACCTTCTGGAGCCGAGAACTCAAAGGGGATGAACTCATATTG ATCTTTGGAGCGGATGATGTGGTCTGCACACGGATCTACATACGAGCACAGTAG